One window from the genome of Salvelinus namaycush isolate Seneca chromosome 19, SaNama_1.0, whole genome shotgun sequence encodes:
- the rprma gene encoding protein reprimo A: MNSTAFNQTDSAGLFNKTEDIFCCNFSSVVTDNGFVAATPDERSLFLMRVVQIAVMCVLSLTVVFGIFFLGCNLLIKSEGMINFLVTDRRPSKEVEAVIVGAY; encoded by the coding sequence CCGCTTTCAATCAAACGGACAGTGCAGGACTTTTCAATAAGACTGAAGATATATTTTGTTGTAACTTTTCATCGGTGGTGACTGATAATGGCTTCGTGGCGGCGACTCCGGATGAGAGAAGTCTATTTCTCATGAGAGTTGTCCAGATAGCAGTTATGTGCGTGTTATCGCTCACGGTGGTTTTCGGTATATTCTTTTTGGGCTGCAATCTTCTCATCAAGTCAGAGGGAATGATCAACTTTTTGGTGACGGACAGAAGACCATCCAAAGAGGTAGAAGCAGTCATTGTTGGTGCATATTAG